The Bacillota bacterium genome window below encodes:
- a CDS encoding DNA double-strand break repair nuclease NurA — protein MEKGRRAFIFPQVDGLVSELKELNNYLKKRKQVQGSYEARRREARQKGLFFPLRRLGRDEIEDFFRGFPLVGVDGSLNTVGASFPYTVTFFRALARSSRVGAGGEQIWVYQIFSPLLPEHRAKVEEKLKLRLDPEEAVARLRWETLAALEAEVGKRALEKEHPRLLLWDGGFARLETHAPSIWNDVKSRALGEGVVMLGITEEIATSVLGGALPVPGEYGVGELAADREILYGLLRPGEGFQRKKEDREKVGRVYVRLARHPQVIAVDYFPEQSEDLLPALNFLYTITPEHGRGFPFWLDLVDAEVRITREQVEVLLANYLDPALAEVYFRPLRARRDL, from the coding sequence TTGGAAAAAGGGAGGAGAGCTTTTATTTTTCCCCAGGTAGACGGACTGGTTTCGGAGTTAAAAGAACTGAATAACTATTTAAAGAAGCGGAAGCAGGTACAGGGGAGCTACGAGGCCCGGCGGCGGGAAGCGCGGCAAAAGGGGTTGTTTTTTCCTCTCCGCCGCCTTGGCAGAGATGAAATCGAGGATTTTTTTAGAGGTTTCCCCCTGGTCGGGGTTGACGGCTCCCTGAATACCGTTGGCGCCTCTTTTCCGTATACGGTGACTTTTTTCCGGGCACTCGCGCGGTCCAGCAGGGTGGGTGCCGGGGGGGAGCAGATCTGGGTATACCAAATTTTTTCTCCCCTTTTGCCGGAGCATCGGGCAAAGGTGGAAGAAAAGTTGAAGCTGAGGCTTGATCCCGAAGAAGCAGTGGCGCGGCTCCGCTGGGAAACTCTGGCCGCCCTGGAGGCGGAAGTAGGAAAACGGGCGCTGGAAAAGGAACACCCCCGCCTGCTTTTGTGGGATGGAGGCTTTGCCCGTTTAGAGACCCATGCACCTTCAATCTGGAACGATGTAAAGTCCCGCGCCTTGGGCGAGGGTGTCGTGATGCTGGGAATTACCGAGGAAATCGCAACCAGTGTCTTGGGAGGCGCCCTGCCTGTCCCGGGAGAATACGGTGTCGGAGAGTTGGCTGCCGACCGGGAAATTTTGTACGGTTTACTGCGTCCTGGCGAAGGCTTTCAACGAAAAAAAGAAGACCGGGAAAAAGTCGGACGGGTCTACGTGCGTCTTGCCCGGCACCCTCAGGTTATTGCTGTTGACTATTTCCCCGAACAGAGCGAAGACCTTCTTCCGGCCCTGAACTTTCTTTATACCATTACGCCGGAACACGGGAGGGGCTTTCCCTTTTGGCTCGATCTTGTAGACGCCGAGGTCCGCATCACGAGGGAGCAGGTGGAAGTTCTTTTAGCTAATTATTTAGATCCTGCCCTGGCCGAGG